The sequence below is a genomic window from Flavobacterium sediminilitoris.
ATAAGTCTTTATAAAACAATACTAGATACTGTAACTAGAAACAAACAAGGAGTAGAACCTTTAAAGCCTTACCTAGATAAAATTGAAGCAATAAAGAATTCAAAAGATTTAGTAGCTTTTATTACAGAAATGGAAAAAGAAGGTGGTTTAGGATTTTTCGGAACGTATGTAGGAACAGATGCTAAGAATAGTACTAGAAATGTAGTTTATTTAGGAACAGGAAGCCTTGGATTACCAGATAGAGACTATTATGTATCTGATTCACCAGATAACAAAGAAAAAAGAGAAAAATATGTTGATCATGTTGCTAAAATGCTACTTTTTTTAGGAGAAAATGAAGGAGATGCAAAAGAAAACGCATCTAAAATATTAGCATTAGAAACATCAATGTCTGAGTCAACATTAGATAGAGTAGAAAGACGAGATAGAAGAAAAACATATAACCCAATGACAATTGCAGAGCTTGGAAAATTAGTTCCTGCTGTAAAATGGGATACTTATTTTCAAGAAATTGGGATAGGGAAGATAGACACAATTATAGTATCTCAGCCTAAATATATGACGGCTTTACAAGGCATAATAAAGAAAAATGATGTAAATGCATGGAAAGAATACATGAAATGGACATTATTGCGTCAAACATCTGGATTGTTAAGTACAGAAATAGGTGATACGAATTGGGATTTTTATGGAAAAACTTTAACCGGAGCTGTAAGACAACGTCCTGCTGAAGAAAGAGCTTTACAAGCTGTTAATGGAACACTAGGAGAAGCTTTAGGAAAATTATATGTAGCTGAAAAATTCCCAGCGGAAGCAAAAGAAAAAGCGCAAGCTATGATTGCTAATGTATTCAAAGCATTTGAAAATAGAATTGATAATTTGCCTTGGATGACAAAAGCAACAAAAGAAAACGCGAAATTGAAATTGAGAAAATCTAGAGTAAAAATTGGTTATCCTGATAAATGGAAAGATTATTCAGAATTAATAATTATGAACCCTGAAGAAGGAGGTACTTATTTTCAAAATATGAAGAATGCATCAATCTGGGGAACTAATGAAAATTTAAAAAAATTAGGAAAACCAGTTGATAAAGAAGAATGGGGAATGTCTCCACAAACAGTGAATGCATACTTTAATCCATCATATAATGAAATTGTATTTCCTGCTGCAATTTTACAACCACCTTTCTACGATTATAAGGCAGATGAAGCAGTAAATTATGGCGGAATAGGAGCCGTAATTGGTCATGAAATTTCGCATGGTTTTGATGATTCAGGATCTCGTTATGATTCAGATGGGAACTTAGTTAATTGGTGGAGTGATAAGGACTTAACGGAATTTACAACATTAGGAGCAGCTCTTGCTGATCAATATTCATCATTACAACCACTACCTGGAATATTTGTAGATGGAAAATTTACACTTGGAGAGAATATTGGTGATTTAGGAGGAGTAAATGCTGCTTATGATGGATTACAGATTTATTTAAAAGAAAATGGTAATCCTGGATTAATAGATGGTTTTACACCAGAACAACGTTTCTTTATTTCTTGGTCAACAATTTGGAGAAGTAAAATGCGCGATGAGGCTATTAAAAATCAAGTAAAAACAGATCCACATTCACCAGGAATGTATCGTGCTTACGTACCTTTACAAAATGTAGATGCTTTCTATAAAGCATTTAGTATTAAAGAAGGAGACGGAATGTATATTGCTCCTGAAAATAGAGTGAAAATTTGGTAATCAAATTTTAAATATTAAGAAAAGGCCAAGTTAACTTGGCCTTTTTTATTTTGTTTTTATTGCTTTATTTACTAAGTATAAACCTGTAATTGTAATAAATCCACCTATTGCAATGGAAACAGTAAATGGTTCATTAAATAAGAAATAACCAAAAAATAAAGCGACCATTGGATTAATATAAGCATATAAACTGCTTACTTCTTTAGGTAAATTTTCAAGAGCATAAATGAATGCGATAAAAGTTAATACCGAACCAAAAACTATTAAATAAGCAATAGACCACCATGAAATAGTTGGAATTTCTACCAAAGGTATTGCGGTCCCGTTTATATTAGTAACACTAAATATAACAATACTTGAAATTAGCATTTGCAATCCTAGACTAAAGTAAGGATTGAAATTAGTCTTATTTTCTCTAATATAAATTGAAGATAAAGCCCAAGTAAAAGTAGCAATTACAGAGAGTAATATTCCAAAACGAAATTCAGGATTTAGAAAATCATTTAAGTAATCGTAGAAAATAACACATATTCCAGAAAAGCAAATGAATAATCCTAGAGCAGCTTTCCAAGAAATTTTATCACCTCTAAAAAAACTAATAATAACAATCCATAAAGGGAAAATAGAACCAATAATAGCTCCTAAGCCACTTGAAATGTATTTCACACCCCAAGTGCTTAACCCATTACTTAACATGAAATTTAAAACGCTTAATATTAAAATATTTCGCCATTGTCTTTTATTTGGCCAAGGAGATTTTTTGATTAAAAAATAGATTAGATAAATGGCACCTCCAAATAATTGTCTTATAGCAACAAGTTGCATTGCGGGCATATGTTTTACACCTTCTTTTGAAGCAATCCATGTAGTTCCCCAAAAGAAACTAATCCAACAAAGCGCAATAAATGGTAATCCAACAGCACTTTTCTTTCTTTTTATATATTCGTGAAAGACACTAAAATAAGCCATTACTAAATTTCCTTTTTAAAAGTGTAAGATAAAAAGGTTTCTATTTTAGTACTTAAAATAATTTTCCCTTTTGATTTTGAATTTTTTGTAAAAATAGGCAAAGCTAAATTTAAATCGGAAGCTTTTTTTTGATAATATTTTTCACGAGTTGGATGTTCAGGTGAAACAGCATTAAAAACAAAATTGTCATGTTGCTTTGATGTTCCAGAATGTTTCAACATCACATCATTATTTTTTTTATCAAAGTCGAGAAGTTGTTGTGTAATTGCTGTAATTATTCCAATACAGTCTTCTTGATGGATAAAGTTTATAGGAGCATCTGGATTTTCTACATCTTTTTTTCCTGCTAGGTGTTTTATAGGATGTCTATCTTCTCCAATTAAACCACCAAAACGCAGAATTATGGTTTCAAAATTTGGGTTATTCAATAATAATTGTTCTACTTCAACTAATTGTCTACCGCTTTCAGTATCAGGATTCGTAGGTGTCTCTTCTGTTATTTTTTCAATTGGAAATACATCCCTATAAACAGAAGTCGAACTTACGAAAAGGATTTTTTTAATTTCAGATTTTTCTATTTGGGTAACCAAAGTTTTTATTTTAGTCACAAAAGAAATAGATGTGTCTTTTCTTAAACTAGGAGGAATATCGATAATTAAAATTTCTGAGTCGTTTAAAAAATCATCTATATTGCCTTCAACTTTATTTTCAAATAATGAAAGTAAAAATGGTTCAATTTTATTGGATTCTAATAATGCAAGTTTATTTTCA
It includes:
- a CDS encoding M13 family metallopeptidase, which produces MKNYIFKGSICILLLATTLNSCKTGKTTKKEIVGINTNYMDKSVRPADDFFRYVNGKWLDNTEIPSDRTRWGSFDELRKKTDEDVMFILKKALVDRTIEPNSDQGKAISLYKTILDTVTRNKQGVEPLKPYLDKIEAIKNSKDLVAFITEMEKEGGLGFFGTYVGTDAKNSTRNVVYLGTGSLGLPDRDYYVSDSPDNKEKREKYVDHVAKMLLFLGENEGDAKENASKILALETSMSESTLDRVERRDRRKTYNPMTIAELGKLVPAVKWDTYFQEIGIGKIDTIIVSQPKYMTALQGIIKKNDVNAWKEYMKWTLLRQTSGLLSTEIGDTNWDFYGKTLTGAVRQRPAEERALQAVNGTLGEALGKLYVAEKFPAEAKEKAQAMIANVFKAFENRIDNLPWMTKATKENAKLKLRKSRVKIGYPDKWKDYSELIIMNPEEGGTYFQNMKNASIWGTNENLKKLGKPVDKEEWGMSPQTVNAYFNPSYNEIVFPAAILQPPFYDYKADEAVNYGGIGAVIGHEISHGFDDSGSRYDSDGNLVNWWSDKDLTEFTTLGAALADQYSSLQPLPGIFVDGKFTLGENIGDLGGVNAAYDGLQIYLKENGNPGLIDGFTPEQRFFISWSTIWRSKMRDEAIKNQVKTDPHSPGMYRAYVPLQNVDAFYKAFSIKEGDGMYIAPENRVKIW
- a CDS encoding DMT family transporter, which gives rise to MAYFSVFHEYIKRKKSAVGLPFIALCWISFFWGTTWIASKEGVKHMPAMQLVAIRQLFGGAIYLIYFLIKKSPWPNKRQWRNILILSVLNFMLSNGLSTWGVKYISSGLGAIIGSIFPLWIVIISFFRGDKISWKAALGLFICFSGICVIFYDYLNDFLNPEFRFGILLSVIATFTWALSSIYIRENKTNFNPYFSLGLQMLISSIVIFSVTNINGTAIPLVEIPTISWWSIAYLIVFGSVLTFIAFIYALENLPKEVSSLYAYINPMVALFFGYFLFNEPFTVSIAIGGFITITGLYLVNKAIKTK
- a CDS encoding Rossmann-fold NAD(P)-binding domain-containing protein — encoded protein: MAVNKQISILGCGWLGLPLAKKLIENGFSVKGSTTSENKLALLESNKIEPFLLSLFENKVEGNIDDFLNDSEILIIDIPPSLRKDTSISFVTKIKTLVTQIEKSEIKKILFVSSTSVYRDVFPIEKITEETPTNPDTESGRQLVEVEQLLLNNPNFETIILRFGGLIGEDRHPIKHLAGKKDVENPDAPINFIHQEDCIGIITAITQQLLDFDKKNNDVMLKHSGTSKQHDNFVFNAVSPEHPTREKYYQKKASDLNLALPIFTKNSKSKGKIILSTKIETFLSYTFKKEI